One window from the genome of Nicotiana sylvestris chromosome 9, ASM39365v2, whole genome shotgun sequence encodes:
- the LOC138878272 gene encoding uncharacterized protein — protein sequence MSPSDNVLRQRRWLELVKDYDVDILYNPGKENVVVDALSYTSMGSLSYLQPEKSEIACEIHQLANLGIRLLDSGCTRVTIQDMATSPLVTEVKECQYEDPVLAHYRDKTPQKEKTPFEITGDGVLRYRGRLCVPNVVGLRQQVMG from the coding sequence atgagccctagtgacaatgtattacgcCAGAGGCGATGGTTGGAACTAGtgaaagactatgatgttgatattttatacaaTCCAGGGAAGGAAAATGTAGTAGTCGATGCCCTCAGCTATACATCTATGGGTAGCTTATCATATTTACAGCCAGAGAAGAGTGAGATAGCTTGtgagattcatcagctagctaatCTTGGAATTCGATTACTAGATTCAGGTTGTACCAGAGTTACTATTCAGGACATGGCAACATCccctttagtaactgaagtgaaggaatgCCAGTATGAAGATCCTGTGCTAGCTCATTACAGAGATAAAACCCCTcaaaaggagaagacaccatttgagaTTACAGGAGATGGAGTCCTGAGATATCGGGGTCgattatgtgttcctaatgtagTAGGGTTGCGCCAGCAGGTTATGGGATAA